Proteins encoded by one window of Asterias rubens chromosome 18, eAstRub1.3, whole genome shotgun sequence:
- the LOC117302616 gene encoding dentin sialophosphoprotein-like, translated as MTSRRNSTSHMYGDIGSDILDDDNNLPSRYRRGRRKSITVTRKDSKPSIAPKSPVPAPPRPRPIKRSDSSLSRVSLASEFATIQEDSVCDDFRGENLQQSVSSSMSDSRRGSLSSSVSLSFVDRQRRLSSSSLSNDYSSSYDLPRRVSFTDMRPSSSTTDDYSESKSPSRRLSNDFSPSQSYGAPVPRRVSVVSLQRRDSGNSMDFNARRLSTVSDAVVIRKRSKSKGRGCSAGRHRRASAGDAPSPRRSFPPLASSRSRASNPAYHSYPPPEMDNVVFDDNEDEIPLTMADRNDLSYEASLRRASLASIHEMHHAVELLKNQRALDKAERNVSPTLSSHRRRSKARGGRRSSLPTPSDSPRQSVISTSSNRTMEADSRRSSVSASIQDMHQAVARIQEKRLVRKLNAKVQFSVVEDATRPSDRRRLSASSGGRRRGSAGGSSVSAVSCNSMSGSSSGSEDSDSNNSFSSSDYSSSSSFSGSSSSDNSSSSSSSSSDSSSDSDSANSDSEGSSSDNDSVISGDNDDHDNDSHHSGVSLCSSSETDSGNGTLSSSHGSKTDGVPKSPHDIPGPSGVYRQATQYSPKPTPEPLDNKRENYFDFEVDNNQGLEEVNDKSPKPVNRQATSSVCVIL; from the exons ATGACTTCAAGGAGAAATTCCACCAGTCATATGTACGGAGATATCGGGTCGGATATCTTGGATGATGATAATAATCTACCATCGCGTTACAGGAGGGGAAGACGGAAAAGCATCACCGTGACGAGGAAAGACAGCAAGCCGTCGATCGCGCCGAAGTCCCCGGTTCCTGCTCCACCGCGACCGCGTCCGATAAAGAGGAGCGATTCGAGCCTCTCGCGGGTGTCTTTGGCGTCCGAGTTCGCGACAATACAGGAGGATTCTGTCTGTGACGACTTCCGGGGTGAAAATTTACAACAGAGTGTCTCGTCGTCGATGTCCGACAGTAGGCGAGGTTCGTTGTCGTCATCTGTCAGTCTTAGTTTTGTCGACAGGCAGCGTCGATTATCTTCGTCTTCCCTTTCAAATGACTACTCCTCATCTTATGATCTACCAAGACGAGTATCCTTCACCGATATGAGACCGTCCTCTTCTACTACCGATGACTACTCGGAGTCGAAGTCACCATCCCGCCGGTTATCGAATGATTTCTCCCCGTCACAGTCATACGGTGCACCCGTTCCCCGTCGGGTCTCCGTTGTCAGTCTCCAAAGGAGAGACTCCGGAAATTCTATGGACTTCAACGCAAGACGCTTATCAACGGTATCAGACGCCGTGGTTATACGTAAACGCAGTAAGTCCAAGGGAAGGGGTTGTTCAGCCGGGCGTCACCGCCGGGCGTCTGCCGGTGATGCCCCCAGTCCTCGGAGGTCCTTCCCGCCGCTAGCATCAAGCAGGTCTCGTGCTTCAAATCCAGCTTATCATTCGTACCCACCGCCTGAAATGGATAATGTGGTCTTCGACGATAATGAAGATGAGATACCATTGACAATGGCGGACAGGAATGATCTGAGTTATGAGGCATCTTTAAGAAGAGCCTCTCTCGCCTCAATCCACGAGATGCACCACGCCGTAGAGCTGCTCAAAAACCAGCGAGCTCTCGACAAAGCCGAGAGGAACGTCAGCCCAACCCTAAGCTCCCATCGCCGCCGTAGCAAAGCAAGAGGCGGCCGCAGATCCTCATTACCCACGCCCAGTGACTCCCCAAGGCAATCCGTAATCTCCACCTCCAGCAACAGAACAATGGAGGCCGATTCCAGGCGCTCATCTGTCAGTGCCTCCATACAGGACATGCATCAGGCAGTTGCTCGGATCCAAGAGAAACGACTGGTGAGGAAACTAAACGCCAAGGTGCAGTTCTCTGTTGTTGAAGACGCGACTAGACCGTCTGACAGACGGCGACTGAGCGCATCTTCGGGAGGCAGGCGGAGGGGAAGTGCTGGTGGGTCGTCCGTGAGTGCAGTTTCTTGCAACAGTATGTCTGGTAGCTCGAGTGGGAGTGAAGATTCAGACTCTAACAACAG tttcAGCAGCAGCGACTACAGTTCATCATCTTCCTTCTCAGGGTCGTCCTCCTCGGACAATTCCAGTtcctcatcatcttcatcatcagaCTCCTCCTCAGACTCGGACAGCGCCAACTCGGATTCAGAAGGCTCATCATCAGATAATGACAGTGTCATTTCAGGTGACAACGACGACCATGACAATGACAGCCACCACTCAGGTGTGTCATTGTGCTCTTCATCCGAGACAGACTCCGGGAATGGAACCCTGAGTAGCAGCCACGGCTCTAAGACAGACGGGGTACCCAAGAGCCCCCACGACATCCCTGGGCCTTCCGGTGTTTACAGACAAGCAACCCAGTACTCACCCAAACCTACCCCTGAACCACTTGACAATAAACGAGAGAATTACTTTGATTTTGAGGTGGACAACAACCAAGGACTTGAAGAAGTAAATGATAAAAGTCCAAAGCCAGTGAACAGACAAGCCACATCGAGTGTTTGTGTCATACTCTGA